Proteins from a single region of Aythya fuligula isolate bAytFul2 chromosome 3, bAytFul2.pri, whole genome shotgun sequence:
- the LOC116487085 gene encoding 60S ribosomal protein L22-like 1 produces the protein MHELQFRYQSQERKHNLKPCHNPVEDGIFDSGNFEQFLKEKVKVNGKTGNLGNTVHIEHLKNKITVTSEKQFSKRYLKYLTKKYLKKNNLRDWLRVVASDKETYELRYFQISQDEEGSESEE, from the exons ATGCATGAATTACAGTTCCGTTACCAGAGCCAAGAG AGAAAGCATAACCTCAAACCCTGTCATAACCCTGTCGAAGATGGGATCTTCGATTCCGGCAACTTTGAACAGTTCCTAAAGGAGAAGGTTAAGGTCaatggaaaaacaggaaactTGGGGAACACCGTTCACATTGAGCATCTGAAGAACAAGATCACGGTGACATCTGAGAAGCAGTTTTCTAAAAGGTACCTGAAATACCTCACAAAGAAGTACCTCAAGAAGAACAATCTTCGTGACTGGCTTCGCGTGGTTGCATCTGACAAGGAGACATACGAGCTACGCTACTTCCAAATCAGTCAAGATGAAGAAGGATCAGAATCCGAGGAATGA